In Aegilops tauschii subsp. strangulata cultivar AL8/78 chromosome 3, Aet v6.0, whole genome shotgun sequence, one genomic interval encodes:
- the LOC109734393 gene encoding uncharacterized protein has translation MMQVILKDVKQEEEHVLNFKGSIKGHRVLNRNRALDHLTLMADYFAPNALFTDHFHRHFRMRKTVFDRLYHGVWSYDDYFILKKDAMRTRLLWLPEVHARTSMLAYDMTVDSWDKYLEMSESTCGDDMVKFATAMVEVFGPRYLREPTVEDIGRLLAISEARGWPGLLRSLDCMH, from the coding sequence ATGATGCAGGTGATCCTTAAAGACGTGAAGCAAGAGGAGGAGCATGTTCTCAATTTCAAGGGCTCGATCAAGGGTCATCGAGTGCTCAACCGCAATAGGGCGCTCGACCATTTGACACTGATGGCCGACTACTTTGCCCCCAATGCACTCTTCACTGACCATTTTCACCGGCATTTTCGGATGCGCAAGACTGTCTTCGATCGTTTGTACCATGGTGTCTGGTCCTACGATGACTACTTCATTCTGAAGAAGGACGCCATGCGAACGAGGCTTCTCTGGTTACCAGAAGTGCACGCCCGCACCTCGATGCTTGCATATGACATGACCGTTGATTCGTGGGACAAGTACCTAGAGATGTCTGAGAGCACATGCGGAGATGACATGGTCAAGTTTGCAACCGCCATGGTCGAGGTGTTCGGACCTCGGTATCTGAGAGAACCAACTGTGGAAGACATCGGGAGGCTCTTGGCAATCTCAGAAGCAAGAGGGTGGCCAGGTTTACTTCGATCTCTTGACTGCATGCATTGA